In Rhodococcus qingshengii JCM 15477, the sequence CCACGAACGGCGCCAAGGTAACTCGCGGTCAGTTCACGTTCGGTCCGGTCACGACGCAGATCGACTGGGGCGATCGAATTCTCGTCACGGGCGCGAACGGGGCAGGCAAGACCACCCTCCTCAACGTCCTGCTCGGCAAACTCGTCCCGGACGAGGGCATCGCGTCGCTGGGTTCCGGTGTCGCGATCGGTGAGATCGATCAGGCGCGTGGATTGTTCGAAGGTGATCAACCAGTCGTGGAGGCCTTCGGGGCACAGGTTCCGGACTGGCCCGATGCCGATGTCCGCACTCTCCTCGCCAAGTTCGGCCTGCGCGGACACCACGTACTCAGATCTGCCGCTTCCCTGTCCCCCGGCGAGAGAACAAGGGCTGCACTTGCTTTGCTCCAGGCTCGCGGCGTGAACCTACTGGTACTGGACGAGCCGACGAACCATCTCGACCTTCCGGCGATCGAACAGCTCGAGCAGGCAATGGAGTCGTTCGAGGGAACCCTCCTTCTGGTCACTCACGATCGACGCATGCTGCAGTCCACCCGAAGCACGCGCCGGTGGAGAATGGAGAACGGACAGCTCTTCGAGGAGTAGCCGATCGACTCTGCTTGCGCAAACAACCCGCGTGTGCAACTATTTATCAGGCGCACGCAATAGTTGCATGCGCGGCATAGTGGGCCCGCGGATGACATGATCCCCCGTCGAGCTGCCACATCCCAGTCCCGAAAGGCACTCTTCAATGTTGTCGATCCCCGACCGCACACTGACTCACGGAACCACCGGCGAGCCGATCACCATCCCGCAACTCGGGTACGGCGTTTTCCAGGTACCGGACGCACAGACCGAAGAGGTCACTGCCGCAGCTCTCGAGATCGGCTACCGCCACATCGACACGGCCGCGATCTACGGAAATGAAGCCGGGGTCGGCCGCGCCATCGCAGGTTCGGATATCCCTAGGTCAGAGCTGTTCGTCACCACCAAGCTGTGGAATGACGATCAGGGCCACGACCGAACACTCGCCGCTTTCGACACCAGCCTCGACAAGCTCGGACTCGACTACGTCGACCTCTATCTGATTCACTGGCCCGCGCCGGCAAAGGGCCTGTTCGTCGAGACCTGGGCGGCATTCGAGCAAATTCTCGCCTCCGGCCGCACCCGGGCGATCGGTGTGTCCAACTTCCTGCCCGAGCACCTCGAACTGCTGGCCGAGCACAGCTCGATCACCCCGGCCGTCAACCAGATCGAATTGCACCCCAGACTGCAACAGCACGCGTCACGGGAGTACGCGCGAAGTCGCGGCATCGAAATCGAGGCTTGGAGCCCATTGGGACAGGGAACCATCCTCGACGACCCGGCCATCGGGAAAATTGCTGCAGCACAAGGCAAGAGCCCGGCACAGATAATTCTGCGTTGGCATCTCGAACAGGGTCACACCGTTCTGTCGAAGTCGGTCACGCCTGCACGCATGCGCGACAACGCCGCAATCTTCGACTTCGCACTCGATGCCGACGAGTCAGCGGCCATCGCAGCGCTGAACACCGACAGCCGTGTCGGGCCTGATCCAGTCGAATTGAACTGAATCGAAACGGCTTCAAGAATTTTCGTGGGGAGTCAACGTCAGCAGCACAGAATCGACGGACTGCTCGGCCAGGAGCGCGTCCAGCGGTAAGTGACGGAACAACGCTCGGTAATAGATCGGCGACGCCAGCGCGTCCAGGACGAAGTCCAGGTCGAAGTCGCTCCGTATGTCGCCGCGTAGGCGCGCCGATTCCAGCACTGCCGCAGTGGAATCGCGTCGTGGCTGAAAGAATGCCGACTGGAAATCCCGCGCCAATTCCGGGTCCGCCGCCAGATCCGCGACCAACGCGGGCAGGATCCGCCCGACTACCGTTTCGCTCAGCCCCACAACCAATGTCGTGATGCCGGCGACCAGGTCTGCCCTGAGATCGCCGGTGTCCGGCGTTGGATCAGTGCCGATGTGCGCCACGACGACGTCCACCACCAGATGCCGCTTCGACGGCCATCTCCGGTAGATGGCGGGTCGATGCACGCCCGCTCTCGTCGCCACCGAACCGATCGACAGCTCCGCATATCCGTTCTCCCCCAACAACTCCAGGGTTGCCGCCAGAACGGCGTCGTCGATCCGCTCGTCGCGGGCGCGCACCATCTACAGCACCGGCCGCGGCATGAGCACCAGACGCCAGCCGTCGGGATCTTCGAAAGTCATCCCCGCATTCTCCTCCCAGTACGGATTCTCGGCGCCAACGGGTTCGTGCCCTGCTTCCCCCAACCTCTGAACTACCTCGTACATCGCCGACTCGCCGGCGAAGTAGAGCACCAACAGGTTGTCCTGCGTCGGCGCCGGGCACGAGCTTCCGTCTTCGTGGGTCGTGAATTCGAGGTGATAGTTCGAATCCGGCAGACCCAGCATGATTCCGTCGTACCCGGCATGACCGGAGAACCGGTAGAGCTCTGGCAATCCCAGACAGTCGCGATAGAACGCAATCACGTCGTCGAGCCTGTCGGTGGGTCGCGCTACGCGCACTTGCACTACTGCGAGGTCGTTCGGCCAAGTTGTCATTCCAAAACAGTACAGTACGTACCGTAATGTTTCGAGAAAATGGCTGCCAGCCTCCCGACGGCAGCTCGCTTCAACTACAAGCGATCATTCTCCGGAAACGCCGCCTTGGGCATGAACTTCGGCCTGGCGAACAGCACAGACAGTTTAGTGGGCTGCGACTCCACCGGGCGATCGGACCGGTACAGCAACGCCTGCTGCGGGGTACTCACCCATTCACTGGCGAAGATCTCACCGAGGCGCGAAACCGGCACGTGCGACCCGTCCTCGAGTCGAACGGTGACGTCCGCCCCGATGTCCGACTGGCCGTACACGACCCACCACGATTCGCCTTCCACATCCCCCGGAGTGTGCTGCCCGATACCGATGACTGCACCCTTCTCCATCGGATCGCGCCAGACCGCTTCGCGCCCTTGCGGTCCCACGCAGTAGCTACCATCCTCGCACACCTGCACGACCAGGCCGGACTCTTCGAGCACCAACTGTTCGACCACTATGCCAAGCCCCTTCCGTTGCCCGAACCTTATCCGCCGGCACGCCCCAGAAGCGGAACAATCGCGGTTCGTGTTGACAAACTGTTGGGTTTTTACAACACTTTGATGCATGAGCCCAGTCCGGCGGGGAGACGCGCTCCCCATCTTCAATCGCATCGGAGTGCTTCGCGCCGAGCGGAAGATGAGCCGGGCACAGCTTGCGCAACTCGTCGACGTGAATCCGCAGACGGTGGGGGCACTCGAACGCGGTGACCACTACCCCAGCCTGGATCTTGCATTCCGAATCTGCTGGGTGTTCGACCTCCCGGTGGAGGCGGTGTTCTCCCGGACGGAGTTCGGGCCGCTGTCGACGGAGGTCTACCGGAATGCACCGTCGACGGAGGTCTACCGGAATGCACCGTCGACGGAGGTCTACCGATCTGACCGCACTACCGAGGGGAGTGAAAAGCCAAGTGCCTGAATCAAATCTGATCGACCGCTACCAGGCCCACCGCACTCGGCGGTTCCTGCAGAACGAGGAGACGTTCCGACATTGGCTCCCGAATTGGCGAACCCGTCGACGTCGGCGCGTACTCGTCGTCGCCCTGGCGGTCCTGTTCACCACGATGGTTGCCGTCAGCACAGCATGCCTGTTCAATCCGCTCTTCGCCGTGGCATGGCCGGTCCTCACCCTGCTGTTCCTGCCGACGTGGTCCTCACTTCAAATCGTGTCGGGCCGGCAAGGGGATGCTCCGCGGCAGGCGTTGGACGAATGGGAGATCCAGCAACGCAACGACGCTCGCTCCGTCGGGCTCAGCGTGACCCAAACGTTGGTCTTCATTGTCGCCATTTTCCTCATTTTCACCTCGTCGGTGCAGTGGAATGTAGAGAGGCTGCCTTACACGGGAGGTTTATTGGCACTGACTGCAATGCTGATCGGCGCGTGCACGCCCGCGATGATTCTCTCGTGGACCAATCCAGACCCGGATCCGATTGATTCGGAAGAGTTCGATCTCTGACCCGTATTACCGAAGCGCACCACTCGACCGATGGGAAGGACCCATGTCAGCCACCCTCACGATCGACGGCATCTCGAAACGCTACGGCGACGTCGTCGCACTCGACAACCTGAGTTTCGAAGTGCGCCCAGGCGAGATCTTCGGATTCGTCGGCAGCAACGGCGCCGGCAAGACGACCACGATGCGCATTGCGCTGGGTGTGCTCGGAGCAGATTCGGGAGAAGTTCGCCTCGGCGGCAAACCCGTCGACCTCGACGTGCGTCGCACTATCGGATACATGCCGGAGGAACGCGGCCTCTACCCCAAGATGAAGGTGGGAGCGCAACTTTCCTATCTGGCCGAGCTACACGGACTCTCGAAGGCCGACGCGCACGCGGCCACCGAGCGGTGGACCGAACGTCTGGGCATCGCCGAACGCGTCAAGGACACCGTCGATTCCCTGTCCCTCGGTAATCAGCAACGTGTGCAGCTCGCGGCGGCGCTGGTTCACGACCCATCGGTACTCGTTCTGGACGAACCGTTTTCGGGCCTTGACCCCGTAGCGGTCGATGTCATGAGTGACGTGTTGGTCGAGAAGGCTCGCACCGGTGTTCCCGTAATCTTCTCCAGCCATCAGCTGGATCTGGTGGAGCGCTTGTGCGATCGCGTGGGCATCATCAGCCGCGGCAGCATGCGGGAGATCGGAACCGTCGACGAACTACGAGGCAAGGGCGACGGCCGAATCGAAGTCTTCGCCCCTGACGCGCCGGTCGGTTGGGCACACCATCTGATCGGTGTCACCACACTGAGCCACCTCGACGGCCGAACGCTCCTGAGCGTCGACGGAACCGCCGACGATCAGCAGATCCTGCATGCAGCGTTGAAAACCGGACCGGTGCACGAGTTCACGCTACGACGTCCGTCACTGACCGATCTGTTCCGAGAGGTAGTAGCCGCATGAGCAACCAGTTGAGCGGAGGTCGAGCCATCGGGTTGGTCGCCCGACGCGAATTCATGACGCAGATCTCGAAGAAGAGTTTTGTGATCAGCAACGTCATCATTCTGGTCGCGATCATCGGCGGCATCATCGCCTTCTCGCTCTTCTCCGGCGGCGACGAGGACAAGTCGAAGATCGGCTTGGTCGGCAACCAATCACTCAGTGCCACGATGGTGTCCATCGGCGACACCCTCGGAAATCCCGTGACGGTAACGGAGGTTTCCGACGACGGCACCGCGCGTGATCAAGTCAAGGACGGCGACCTCGACGTGGCCGTGATCGCTGGATCGGGCGGCGGCGTCACTGTCGTGACCAAGAAGGAAGTAGCCACGAATCTGCGGGCCGTCATCGAGAGTTCCGTTGCACAGCAGGCACAATCGAATGCGCTGTCCGCTGCGGGGATCGACCCGGCTCAGCTCGCCGAAGCCACGTCCACCGCAGTGGTCACCATCGATGCCATCGATCCCCCGGATCCCGAACAGGGCCAACGTATAGCGATGTCGATCGCTGCTGTGGTGCTCCTGTACATGCAGATCCTGTTGTTCGGAACGTACGTGGCGATGGGCGTCGTCGAGGAGAAGTCCAGCCGTGTCGTCGAGTTGCTGCTCTCCACTCTCCGTCCACTGCAGTTGTTGTGGGGCAAGGTTCTCGGAATCGGTGCTGTCGGCCTGATGCAGATGGCTGCCTATGCCGTCGCGGGCGTCGCCACCGGACTGGCGACGGGCGTCCTGACCGTGACGGGCACCGCAATCGGCGTTCTGTTCGGCACTCTCGGGTGGTTCATTCTCGGCTTCCTCTTCTTCGCCGTGCTGTACGCCGCCGCCGGGTCCATGGTCTCGCGACAGGAGGACGTCAACGCCACCGCGATGCCTCTCGCGCTGCTCGTCATGGCAATGGTCAGCGTGGCTTTCGTTTCGGTGAGCAATCCAGAAGGAACCCTGAGCAACGTGTTGAGTTGGATTCCGCCGTTCTCGGCAATCCTCATGCCCCTGCGCATTTCCGCCGGTGTTGCTTCTCCGTTCCAGATCGTGGGAACGATTCTGCTGATGCTGGTGGTGACCGCTGCGCTGTCGATGATCGCGGCAAAGATCTACCAGCGCTCCATCCTTCGCATCGGCAAGGTCGTTTCGTGGAAAGAGGCGTTCGGACGCTGATTTATCCGGCACACAACTGACGCCACACGATCCCGGCAGCACCCCGTCCAGGTAGGTTCATCCTGGACGGGGTGCTGCTTACTTGGAGGACGTTGTGCGAATCTCGGCCGAAGAACTACTCACTGCGGTACTCGATCCCGAGAGCTTCGTCTCCTGGGACTCCCCGCCCGTCGACGTCGGACCTGGCGCGAAATACGCGGAAGACCTGGCGAAGGCCCGCGAGAAGAGCGGAGTTGACGAGTCCGTCGTCACCGGTGTGGGTACGGTTCGGGGCCGTCGGGTCGCGGTAATTGCCTGTGAATTCAGCTTTCTCGCCGGTTCCATCGGAGTCGCCGCGGCCGAGCGGATCGTGACCGCCGTCGAACGTGCTACGGCAGAACAACTCCCGCTGCTCGCCTCGCCCACCTCCGGCGGAACGCGGATGCAGGAGGGCACCGTCGCCTTCGTTCAGATGGTGAAGATCGCTGCGGCAGTGGCTGTTCACAAAGCGGCACACCTGCCCTACCTGGTATACCTGCGCAATCCCACCACCGGCGGGGTCTTTGCCTCGTGGGGATCCCTCGGCCACATCACCGTCGCGGAACCCGGTGCTCTGGTGGGATTCCTCGGACCCCGTGTCTACGAATCGCTGTACGGCGAAAAGTTTCCCGACGGTATCCAGACGTCCGAAAACTTGTATCGCAACGGCGTGATCGACGGCGTCGTCCCCGTCGACCGCCTCCGTCTGCTGGTCAACCGAGCGTTGTGCGTGCTCACCGATCCCCCGGCCCCGGCGGCCACGGACCCGATTCCCTCACCCGAGATTCCCGATGTTCCCGCCTGGCAGTCGGTGATGCTCTCGCGCCGGGCCGATCGACCCGGCATCCGGCAGTTGCTCCGCCATGCCGCAACTGAACAGGTACCGCTCAGCGGCACCGGGCAGGGTGAAACCGACAAGACGATCTTGCTCTCGCTCGCCCGCTTCCGAGGCTTTCCGTGCATCCTGCTCGGCCAAGACCGCAGTGGCCAATCCGCGCTCACCACGATGGGACCGGCCGCGCTCAGGGAAGCGCGACGGGGCATGAAACTTGCCGAAGAACTACAACTCCCGCTTGTCCTCGTGATCGACACTTTGGGCGCGTCGCTGTCCAAAGAAGCTGAAGAACGTGGACTGGCCCCTGAGATCGCCCGTTGCATCGCCGACCTCGTGACGCTGAAGACCCCGACAGTGTCGGTGTTGCTCGGCCAGGGAACAGGCGGCGGGGCGCTCGCGCTGCTGCCCGCCGATCGGGTACTCGCGGCACAGAACGGGTGGCTCGCTCCCCTGCCGCCGGAAGGCGCAAGCGCGATCGTCCATCGCGACATCAGTCACGCACCGGAGATGGCGGCAGCGCAGGGCATTCGTTCGTTGGATCTGCTTCGAGACGGCGTGATCGACGCGATCATTCCCGAAACGCCTGACGCGGCCGACGAACCCGTGGAATTCTCCAAGAGGGTAGGGGCTGCGATAGCGCACGAACTCTTCGTGCTTGCCGAAGAGTCGGACATCGATCGCCAGTCCTCCCGTATCGCGCGCTATCGAAACCTGGGAGTTCCGCAATGACGACGAAGGACCGGAATGCGCTGACGCTGCCGCACAGTTACGACCGCGCGGCACTCGCTCGTTTCGAATTGTTCCTGTTCGCGGGCATCGCCACCGTGCTGATCACCCGCGCTTATCTGGCGGCAACGGGCTATCCCCAGATCGGGGGCGGCGCCCTCCACATCGCACACGTTCTCTGGGGCGGATTGCTGATGGCCGTAGCCATCGTGGCGACCGCCATCACCGAAGGCTCTCGCACGCGTGACCTGGCCACGCTCGTCGGCGGAATCGGGTTCGGTCTCTTCATTGACGAGGTCGGAAAATTCGTCACCGCCGACGTCGATTACTTCTACCAGCCTGCCATCGCGATCATGTACGTCGTCTTCGTTCTCTTCTATCTTGCCGCGCGCGAGGTGGTGATTCGGCGCGGAATGAATGATCGTCATCGGCTCGCCATCGGGGCGCGAGCGCTCTCGGACCTCGCTCTCGGTCAGCTCGACGAGATTCAGTACAACCACGCCCTCCGCGTACTCGACGGCGTCGAAGACCGCAGCCTCACCGACCTCGTCGATTCGATCAAAGCCGGCCTGCATTCACAGACTCCGCCGACCGGCGGTATCGAATCGAAGATCACTCGTGGCCGCAACGCGTTCTTCCACCGTGCCGAGGAACTGCTCCGGCACCGGGTCGTCCGCCGACTGGTACTGACCCTGTTCGTACTGCAGGCTCTTCTGGCGATTGTCCAGGTGATCTACGCGTTGGTTTCCGAGAACGTCGTCGAGGCCGACGACGTCTCCGACCTGGTGGTCCAGATCTCCACCGTCACAACCGGAGTTCTTGTGGTTCTGGGAGTGTGGTTCCTCTTCCGAGGTCCGTACCTGCGAGCATTAAGGCTCCTGCGTGCATCCCTCATCGTGAGCCTCCTGGTGACGCAGGTTTATCTGTTCACGCAGGACCAGTTCGGCGCGCTTTTCGGTTTCGCAGTGTCGCTGTTCATGCTCGCGACTCTTCGCATCGCGATTCGTAGCGAAGAGGCCGCCGCGGCTCTACCGCAGTAATCCCCTACCGCAGCGATTCTCTACCGCACTGAGATCGCAGGCCGACTCGGTAGATCGCGGATCCCGCGGAGCGGGCTGAAGAGCAGGACCAATCCGCACGGCGCGATCAGGCA encodes:
- a CDS encoding helix-turn-helix transcriptional regulator, whose protein sequence is MSPVRRGDALPIFNRIGVLRAERKMSRAQLAQLVDVNPQTVGALERGDHYPSLDLAFRICWVFDLPVEAVFSRTEFGPLSTEVYRNAPSTEVYRNAPSTEVYRSDRTTEGSEKPSA
- a CDS encoding acetyl-coenzyme A carboxylase carboxyl transferase subunits beta/alpha, with the translated sequence MRISAEELLTAVLDPESFVSWDSPPVDVGPGAKYAEDLAKAREKSGVDESVVTGVGTVRGRRVAVIACEFSFLAGSIGVAAAERIVTAVERATAEQLPLLASPTSGGTRMQEGTVAFVQMVKIAAAVAVHKAAHLPYLVYLRNPTTGGVFASWGSLGHITVAEPGALVGFLGPRVYESLYGEKFPDGIQTSENLYRNGVIDGVVPVDRLRLLVNRALCVLTDPPAPAATDPIPSPEIPDVPAWQSVMLSRRADRPGIRQLLRHAATEQVPLSGTGQGETDKTILLSLARFRGFPCILLGQDRSGQSALTTMGPAALREARRGMKLAEELQLPLVLVIDTLGASLSKEAEERGLAPEIARCIADLVTLKTPTVSVLLGQGTGGGALALLPADRVLAAQNGWLAPLPPEGASAIVHRDISHAPEMAAAQGIRSLDLLRDGVIDAIIPETPDAADEPVEFSKRVGAAIAHELFVLAEESDIDRQSSRIARYRNLGVPQ
- a CDS encoding ABC transporter permease, producing MSNQLSGGRAIGLVARREFMTQISKKSFVISNVIILVAIIGGIIAFSLFSGGDEDKSKIGLVGNQSLSATMVSIGDTLGNPVTVTEVSDDGTARDQVKDGDLDVAVIAGSGGGVTVVTKKEVATNLRAVIESSVAQQAQSNALSAAGIDPAQLAEATSTAVVTIDAIDPPDPEQGQRIAMSIAAVVLLYMQILLFGTYVAMGVVEEKSSRVVELLLSTLRPLQLLWGKVLGIGAVGLMQMAAYAVAGVATGLATGVLTVTGTAIGVLFGTLGWFILGFLFFAVLYAAAGSMVSRQEDVNATAMPLALLVMAMVSVAFVSVSNPEGTLSNVLSWIPPFSAILMPLRISAGVASPFQIVGTILLMLVVTAALSMIAAKIYQRSILRIGKVVSWKEAFGR
- a CDS encoding VOC family protein; translated protein: MTTWPNDLAVVQVRVARPTDRLDDVIAFYRDCLGLPELYRFSGHAGYDGIMLGLPDSNYHLEFTTHEDGSSCPAPTQDNLLVLYFAGESAMYEVVQRLGEAGHEPVGAENPYWEENAGMTFEDPDGWRLVLMPRPVL
- a CDS encoding TetR/AcrR family transcriptional regulator — translated: MVRARDERIDDAVLAATLELLGENGYAELSIGSVATRAGVHRPAIYRRWPSKRHLVVDVVVAHIGTDPTPDTGDLRADLVAGITTLVVGLSETVVGRILPALVADLAADPELARDFQSAFFQPRRDSTAAVLESARLRGDIRSDFDLDFVLDALASPIYYRALFRHLPLDALLAEQSVDSVLLTLTPHENS
- a CDS encoding aldo/keto reductase, with product MLSIPDRTLTHGTTGEPITIPQLGYGVFQVPDAQTEEVTAAALEIGYRHIDTAAIYGNEAGVGRAIAGSDIPRSELFVTTKLWNDDQGHDRTLAAFDTSLDKLGLDYVDLYLIHWPAPAKGLFVETWAAFEQILASGRTRAIGVSNFLPEHLELLAEHSSITPAVNQIELHPRLQQHASREYARSRGIEIEAWSPLGQGTILDDPAIGKIAAAQGKSPAQIILRWHLEQGHTVLSKSVTPARMRDNAAIFDFALDADESAAIAALNTDSRVGPDPVELN
- a CDS encoding ABC transporter ATP-binding protein, producing the protein MSATLTIDGISKRYGDVVALDNLSFEVRPGEIFGFVGSNGAGKTTTMRIALGVLGADSGEVRLGGKPVDLDVRRTIGYMPEERGLYPKMKVGAQLSYLAELHGLSKADAHAATERWTERLGIAERVKDTVDSLSLGNQQRVQLAAALVHDPSVLVLDEPFSGLDPVAVDVMSDVLVEKARTGVPVIFSSHQLDLVERLCDRVGIISRGSMREIGTVDELRGKGDGRIEVFAPDAPVGWAHHLIGVTTLSHLDGRTLLSVDGTADDQQILHAALKTGPVHEFTLRRPSLTDLFREVVAA